The Microbulbifer hydrolyticus genome has a segment encoding these proteins:
- a CDS encoding TonB-dependent receptor, translating to MTKSVLNLKMVAPLAAAIICVNAAAQESPEKQGELMETIEVTAQAANARSDIERQRASNKVVAVQTSEAIGELPDANVTEALQRMSGVFIARDQGEGRFVGVRGIDPNLNASTINGMNLPAPETDSRAVALDVIPSDLLASLEVFKTLTPDMSADSIGGAIEIKSINALEHDGQTYKVSVENGYSELQGENSPKIAGTYTNQFELGERRLGVAIAASHHERNFGSENIETDGVWEEFTALDGSEGITAAEIEERDYTVTRERTGLAANFDLEISEGSQLYLHTLYSDFSDTEERQRNSYKLDEENDDPDTISGSSVTWSDAALEKELKDRYEEQEILSVVAGGTHDLDTWGVEYALGFSHAEESEPFRRDTTFVQEGLELGYTRAGKTPKMFAADASATDAGSYELDELVVEDNYTDDEELSFRIDIRRDLEVAGNPSELKFGVHERRREKTGDLNATVYDGFGGDFTLADFALTGVEYGLGNFGPGVNKGALNTFINQNLGNFEIDETSTALDSARDYVMNEDISAFYVMNDIDFGRASLAYGVRYEATDFSAEGYRVAESGAPIPGSEELAEDVYAAAVAYERNYHNLFPSVNVKYDYSENVVLRAAYTESLSRPSFGDLNPSPEAIEYDEGELEVEAGNPALDPYEARNYDVSFEYYADSLGMFSLGAFHKQIDNFVVTADVASSADYSLYVGSLAVEEAEIFQPINGDQATLTGAEMTWTRGFDNGFLLRANATFTDSEADLGLGTDAGRSNRISLPSQADLVANFIVGYERDALSLRLSTAYKGERLLEVDLEDEAFDLYEDQHMQMDLSARYRFENGVQVFFNGVNLTDEPFYANRRGFNGQYEEYGPAYVLGVTYSTF from the coding sequence ATGACCAAGTCAGTATTGAACCTGAAAATGGTGGCACCTCTTGCCGCCGCAATCATCTGTGTAAATGCCGCGGCGCAGGAATCACCGGAAAAGCAGGGGGAGCTGATGGAGACCATCGAGGTCACCGCTCAGGCCGCCAATGCCCGCAGTGATATCGAGCGCCAGCGTGCGTCCAACAAGGTTGTCGCAGTACAGACGTCCGAAGCCATTGGCGAATTGCCGGATGCCAACGTGACCGAAGCCCTGCAGCGCATGTCTGGCGTATTTATCGCCCGCGACCAGGGGGAGGGGCGCTTTGTAGGGGTGCGCGGTATTGATCCCAACCTGAATGCCTCCACCATCAACGGCATGAACCTGCCGGCCCCGGAAACCGATAGCCGCGCCGTAGCCCTGGACGTAATACCATCGGACCTGCTGGCAAGCCTCGAAGTATTCAAGACCCTGACGCCGGACATGAGTGCCGATTCCATTGGTGGCGCCATCGAGATCAAGAGCATCAATGCACTGGAACATGACGGTCAGACCTACAAGGTGAGCGTGGAAAATGGCTACAGCGAACTGCAGGGAGAAAACAGCCCGAAAATTGCCGGCACTTACACCAACCAGTTTGAGCTCGGCGAGCGTAGGCTCGGCGTTGCCATCGCCGCGTCCCACCACGAGCGCAACTTTGGCTCGGAAAACATTGAGACCGACGGTGTATGGGAAGAATTTACTGCACTGGACGGGAGCGAAGGTATCACTGCCGCGGAAATCGAGGAGCGCGACTATACCGTAACCCGCGAACGCACCGGTCTGGCGGCAAACTTTGACCTCGAAATTTCCGAGGGCAGTCAGCTGTACCTGCACACGCTCTATTCTGATTTCTCCGATACCGAGGAGCGCCAGCGTAACTCCTACAAGCTGGACGAGGAAAATGACGATCCGGATACCATTTCGGGAAGCTCTGTGACCTGGTCTGATGCGGCGCTGGAGAAGGAATTGAAAGACCGCTACGAAGAGCAGGAAATCCTTTCTGTCGTTGCGGGCGGCACCCACGACTTGGACACCTGGGGGGTGGAATATGCACTCGGTTTCTCCCACGCCGAAGAGTCCGAACCGTTCCGTCGTGATACCACCTTCGTTCAGGAAGGCCTGGAGCTGGGCTACACCCGCGCCGGTAAAACTCCGAAAATGTTCGCCGCTGACGCCAGCGCCACGGATGCCGGCAGCTACGAGCTGGATGAGCTGGTAGTCGAAGACAACTACACCGACGATGAAGAGCTGAGCTTTCGCATCGATATCCGTCGTGACCTCGAAGTGGCCGGCAACCCCTCTGAGTTGAAGTTCGGTGTACACGAGCGCCGTCGCGAGAAAACCGGTGACCTGAACGCGACGGTTTACGATGGCTTTGGTGGTGACTTCACCCTCGCAGACTTTGCCCTTACCGGTGTCGAGTACGGCCTTGGCAACTTTGGCCCGGGCGTGAACAAGGGCGCGCTCAACACGTTTATCAACCAGAACCTGGGTAACTTCGAAATTGATGAAACCAGCACAGCGCTGGATTCTGCGCGCGATTATGTAATGAACGAAGATATCTCCGCGTTCTACGTAATGAACGATATCGATTTCGGACGTGCCAGCCTGGCGTACGGCGTGCGCTATGAAGCGACTGACTTCAGTGCCGAGGGTTACCGTGTGGCCGAGTCCGGCGCGCCGATTCCCGGATCAGAAGAACTGGCTGAAGACGTGTACGCGGCCGCGGTCGCGTATGAGCGCAACTACCACAACCTGTTTCCGAGCGTGAACGTCAAGTACGACTACAGCGAAAACGTGGTACTGCGCGCGGCCTATACCGAGTCCCTGTCCCGTCCGTCTTTCGGTGACCTGAATCCGTCGCCGGAGGCCATCGAATACGATGAGGGTGAGCTGGAAGTGGAAGCGGGCAACCCGGCACTGGATCCCTACGAGGCGCGTAACTACGACGTTTCCTTCGAATACTACGCCGATTCCCTGGGGATGTTCTCTCTCGGCGCCTTTCACAAGCAGATCGACAATTTTGTGGTTACCGCCGACGTCGCCAGCAGTGCCGACTACAGCCTGTACGTAGGTAGCCTGGCGGTGGAAGAAGCGGAAATTTTCCAGCCCATCAACGGTGACCAGGCGACCCTCACCGGCGCTGAAATGACCTGGACCCGCGGTTTCGACAACGGCTTCCTGCTGCGTGCCAACGCCACCTTCACCGACTCCGAAGCGGACCTGGGGCTGGGTACGGACGCCGGGCGCAGCAACAGGATCTCACTCCCGTCGCAGGCAGATCTGGTGGCCAACTTTATCGTCGGCTACGAGCGCGATGCCCTGAGCCTGCGCCTGTCGACGGCCTACAAGGGCGAGCGCCTGCTGGAAGTGGATCTGGAAGATGAGGCGTTTGACCTCTACGAAGACCAGCACATGCAGATGGACCTGTCGGCCAGGTATCGCTTCGAAAATGGCGTACAGGTGTTCTTCAACGGGGTGAACCTCACCGACGAACCCTTCTACGCCAACCGTCGTGGCTTCAACGGCCAGTACGAGGAGTACGGTCCGGCTTACGTGCTGGGAGTGACGTACTCAACCTTCTAA
- a CDS encoding PhoX family protein, translated as MTDSKHVSPEKQAPDSPHRRTLFKAIGAATAATAGATVLPGCLQDKKSNASANLKFNEIPHRLDFKHHVPEGYSADRVLSWGDPLDAFAGKFKPEQLNASEQARRFGYNNDFIAYMPLANDAGPGEGEKHRQSRNSEHGLLCINHEYTQPHLMFSGYTEKSSNRGTRDEHIAVEQQACGHTIVEIEKTPDGWLPVLGSLYNRRLSLTTAMNIVGVAAGDRRLQTNEDPTGTRVLGTVGNCAGGKTPWGTVLIAEEGFGGAFQGDPDNVADEIEARNHHAFGISPGNRNWGDYDRRFDITVEPNEPNRFGWMVEYDPYDPESTPRKLTGLGRFEHEGFTLVSKPGKPIVAYGGDDDEHQFVYRFVSRGVYQPGDDVRNRELLTEGTLYAGQFSEGGIGRWLPLLHGRGPLTQENGFRNQADVLVDARRAARLLGATPMDRPEDVETNPVNDCTYVMLTKNKKRKPDQVNAANPRARNTAGHVLEIVPPGRSGARDHVSDTFHWNTFLLGGNPNAEDPAERGAYGQQHTGNISADGWFANPDNVAFDQRGNMWIATDGCESFGFHDGLWAMATEGELRAAPRHFFGCPQGGEICGPEFTPDGKTLFVSVQHPADADGSTFDNPLHRWPDNDPDLPPRPTVLAIRRKDAGVVGS; from the coding sequence ATGACAGACAGCAAACACGTTTCCCCGGAAAAGCAGGCACCTGACAGCCCGCACAGACGCACCCTGTTCAAGGCAATCGGCGCAGCGACCGCCGCCACCGCCGGTGCCACGGTGCTACCGGGCTGCCTACAGGACAAAAAGAGCAACGCCTCGGCAAACCTGAAGTTCAACGAGATACCGCACCGGCTGGACTTCAAGCACCATGTACCTGAAGGCTACAGCGCCGACCGGGTACTGAGCTGGGGGGATCCACTGGATGCGTTCGCGGGGAAATTCAAACCGGAGCAACTGAACGCTTCGGAGCAGGCCAGGCGCTTCGGCTACAACAACGACTTTATCGCCTATATGCCCCTGGCCAATGACGCCGGCCCCGGCGAGGGCGAGAAACATCGTCAAAGCCGGAATAGCGAGCACGGGCTACTGTGCATCAACCACGAGTACACGCAGCCGCATCTGATGTTTTCCGGATACACGGAAAAGAGTTCCAACCGCGGCACCCGTGACGAACATATTGCGGTCGAACAACAGGCCTGTGGGCACACGATTGTTGAGATAGAAAAAACGCCAGACGGTTGGCTGCCGGTGCTGGGCAGCCTGTACAACCGCCGACTCTCCCTCACCACGGCCATGAACATTGTCGGTGTCGCCGCCGGTGACCGCCGCCTGCAGACCAACGAAGATCCCACGGGCACGCGGGTATTGGGCACCGTGGGAAATTGTGCCGGCGGAAAAACCCCGTGGGGGACCGTGCTGATTGCCGAGGAGGGTTTTGGTGGCGCCTTTCAGGGGGACCCGGACAATGTGGCGGATGAAATCGAGGCCCGCAATCACCACGCGTTTGGCATTTCTCCGGGAAACCGCAACTGGGGCGATTATGACCGCCGCTTCGATATTACCGTGGAGCCGAACGAACCAAACCGGTTTGGCTGGATGGTGGAATACGATCCGTACGATCCGGAATCCACACCACGCAAGCTGACCGGTCTCGGGCGCTTTGAGCACGAGGGGTTCACGCTGGTGAGCAAGCCGGGAAAACCCATCGTTGCCTATGGCGGTGACGACGACGAGCACCAGTTTGTGTATCGCTTTGTATCCCGCGGTGTTTATCAGCCGGGTGACGATGTACGCAACCGCGAATTGCTGACCGAAGGTACGCTTTATGCGGGCCAGTTTTCCGAGGGCGGCATTGGCCGCTGGCTACCGCTGCTACACGGCCGGGGCCCACTGACGCAGGAAAACGGATTCAGGAATCAGGCTGACGTGCTGGTAGATGCCCGGCGTGCCGCCAGGCTGCTCGGCGCGACACCGATGGACCGGCCAGAGGACGTAGAGACAAACCCGGTCAATGACTGCACCTACGTGATGCTGACCAAAAACAAAAAACGCAAACCCGATCAGGTAAATGCGGCCAATCCCCGCGCGCGCAACACTGCGGGGCATGTTCTTGAGATAGTGCCGCCCGGACGCAGCGGCGCAAGGGACCATGTCAGTGATACCTTTCACTGGAATACGTTTCTGCTGGGCGGCAACCCCAATGCGGAGGATCCGGCCGAGCGAGGCGCCTACGGCCAGCAGCACACAGGCAATATTTCTGCCGACGGCTGGTTTGCCAACCCGGACAATGTGGCGTTCGATCAGCGCGGCAATATGTGGATCGCAACCGACGGCTGTGAGAGCTTCGGGTTTCACGATGGACTCTGGGCCATGGCCACGGAAGGTGAGCTGAGAGCCGCACCGAGGCACTTCTTTGGCTGCCCGCAAGGTGGTGAAATCTGCGGCCCCGAATTTACCCCGGATGGTAAAACCCTGTTTGTTTCTGTTCAGCACCCGGCGGATGCGGACGGCTCCACATTCGATAACCCGCTACACCGCTGGCCGGATAACGATCCTGACCTTCCCCCAAGACCGACGGTACTGGCGATTCGCCGAAAGGATGCAGGGGTCGTAGGAAGCTAG
- a CDS encoding protein-methionine-sulfoxide reductase heme-binding subunit MsrQ, with protein MSRPENKTAWRKRLVIVLQVCVHAGALLPLLWLFVAINRGDLGGDPVKELIHYLGMGALRLLLLTLLVSPLARALHFGQLNRVRRPLGLWCFTWASLHFSAWLALDLALDWSLIGSELVKRTYILLGFTAWLMLLALAVTSLPVLMRKMGKNWKKLHGVLYPVVLLVCWHFWWSVKSGWIEPAIYLSIALALLIWRRQSVVRWVRSLRSW; from the coding sequence ATGAGCCGCCCTGAGAATAAAACGGCGTGGCGCAAGCGGCTGGTGATTGTGCTACAGGTCTGCGTACACGCAGGCGCGCTGCTGCCACTGTTGTGGCTGTTTGTTGCCATCAATCGCGGTGACCTTGGCGGCGATCCGGTAAAGGAGCTGATCCATTACCTGGGTATGGGGGCCCTGCGCCTGCTTCTGCTTACACTGCTGGTCTCACCGCTGGCGCGTGCGCTGCACTTCGGCCAATTGAACCGAGTGCGCAGACCGCTCGGGTTGTGGTGTTTTACCTGGGCCAGCCTGCACTTTAGTGCCTGGCTGGCGCTGGACCTGGCGCTGGACTGGTCTCTCATTGGCAGCGAGCTGGTCAAACGCACCTATATCCTGCTCGGTTTCACCGCGTGGCTGATGTTGCTTGCGCTCGCAGTCACCTCACTGCCGGTACTGATGCGCAAGATGGGGAAGAACTGGAAGAAGCTACACGGCGTGCTGTATCCGGTCGTGTTGCTGGTCTGCTGGCATTTCTGGTGGTCGGTGAAGAGCGGCTGGATTGAGCCCGCGATTTATTTGTCCATCGCCCTGGCTCTGCTGATCTGGCGACGGCAGTCTGTGGTGCGCTGGGTTAGATCCTTGCGCAGCTGGTAG
- the msrP gene encoding protein-methionine-sulfoxide reductase catalytic subunit MsrP: protein MTRWRDIVLIKSPPRHSLTEAQTTPESAYVSRRTVIKGLCAGIGGLLLARNAHALDLFGADKTEAAVRKPLTFSPHKPPPDLILTPEAKVTNYNNFYEFGTGKTDPAENSQSLKLEPWTLRVEGEVEKPATVDVWKLMQESGLEERIYRMRCVEAWSMVIPWVGFELGKFLKRFAPTSRAKYVAFETLYDPQQMPGQRNRYVGGGVDYPYVEGLRMDEAMHPLTILSVGLYGKTLPPQNGAPIRLVVPWKYGFKGIKSIVKIKLVERMPPTSWNKLAPQEYGFYANVNPAVDHPRWSQASERFIGPGGLFAAKRQKTLPFNGYADAVADLYTGMNLKKFY from the coding sequence GTGACACGCTGGAGAGATATCGTGCTGATCAAATCACCGCCGCGACATAGCCTGACTGAAGCGCAGACCACACCGGAGTCTGCGTATGTTTCCCGCCGCACCGTTATAAAGGGGCTTTGCGCCGGTATCGGTGGTCTGTTGCTCGCGCGCAATGCCCATGCCCTGGACCTGTTCGGGGCGGACAAGACAGAGGCTGCGGTGCGTAAGCCACTCACATTCTCCCCCCACAAACCGCCGCCGGACCTGATTCTGACGCCGGAAGCGAAGGTCACCAATTACAACAATTTTTACGAATTCGGCACCGGCAAAACCGATCCGGCGGAGAACAGCCAGTCCCTGAAGCTGGAGCCCTGGACCCTGCGCGTGGAGGGCGAGGTAGAGAAACCGGCGACGGTGGATGTATGGAAGCTGATGCAGGAATCCGGTCTCGAAGAGCGTATCTACCGGATGCGTTGTGTGGAAGCCTGGTCCATGGTGATTCCCTGGGTGGGGTTTGAACTTGGCAAGTTCCTGAAGCGCTTCGCTCCCACCAGCCGCGCCAAATATGTCGCCTTCGAGACCCTCTACGATCCGCAGCAGATGCCCGGACAGCGCAATCGCTATGTGGGGGGCGGGGTGGATTACCCCTATGTGGAGGGCCTGCGGATGGACGAAGCCATGCATCCCCTGACCATTCTTTCCGTGGGCCTGTATGGCAAAACCTTGCCGCCGCAGAATGGCGCGCCCATCCGCCTGGTCGTCCCCTGGAAGTACGGCTTCAAGGGGATCAAGTCCATCGTCAAAATCAAGTTGGTGGAGCGTATGCCGCCGACCAGCTGGAACAAGCTGGCTCCACAGGAGTACGGCTTCTACGCCAATGTGAATCCCGCGGTGGATCACCCGCGCTGGTCTCAGGCCAGTGAGCGCTTTATCGGTCCCGGCGGCCTGTTCGCGGCCAAGCGGCAGAAGACGCTGCCATTCAACGGATACGCGGATGCCGTGGCCGACCTTTACACCGGTATGAACCTGAAAAAGTTTTACTGA
- a CDS encoding lmo0937 family membrane protein: protein MLETIIVILVVLWLLGLVSSYTMGGFLHVLLVIAVILLILRLVRGRGP, encoded by the coding sequence ATGCTTGAGACGATTATTGTCATACTTGTCGTGCTCTGGCTGCTGGGGCTCGTGAGCTCTTACACCATGGGTGGCTTTCTGCATGTATTACTGGTTATCGCCGTAATCCTGCTGATTCTACGCCTGGTGCGTGGACGCGGACCATAG
- a CDS encoding MarC family protein, which produces MDDWISSFVFFFAVIDPVGTLPVFIAVTSRHSEWQRRKIAILAVAVATGILMFFLLLGQYLLEAIGVPLSAFQVAGGIVLFLFALTMIFGEGKPEREVEIIREGHETAIFPLAVPSIASPGAMLAAVVLTDNHRFDPIHQANTASAMLAVLGIVMILLLTANWIFRWIGNSGASIVSRVMGLILASVATTNVLVGLQQFFMT; this is translated from the coding sequence TTGGACGATTGGATCAGTAGCTTTGTCTTTTTCTTTGCGGTAATCGATCCGGTGGGTACCCTGCCGGTCTTTATTGCGGTGACCAGCCGTCACAGTGAATGGCAACGGCGCAAGATTGCGATTCTGGCGGTGGCCGTCGCTACCGGTATTCTCATGTTTTTCCTGTTGCTCGGGCAGTATCTGCTGGAGGCGATAGGCGTACCCCTGTCTGCCTTTCAGGTGGCCGGCGGCATCGTCCTGTTTCTGTTTGCCCTCACTATGATCTTTGGCGAGGGCAAGCCCGAGCGGGAAGTGGAAATCATCCGCGAGGGTCACGAGACCGCGATCTTTCCGCTGGCGGTACCTTCCATCGCATCGCCCGGCGCCATGCTGGCGGCGGTGGTCCTCACCGACAATCACCGTTTCGACCCCATTCACCAGGCGAATACTGCCAGCGCCATGCTCGCGGTGCTGGGTATCGTAATGATATTGCTGCTGACCGCGAACTGGATCTTCCGGTGGATCGGGAATTCCGGCGCCAGCATCGTCAGCCGGGTGATGGGCCTGATTCTCGCGTCCGTGGCCACCACCAATGTTCTGGTGGGGTTGCAGCAATTTTTTATGACCTGA
- the aceK gene encoding bifunctional isocitrate dehydrogenase kinase/phosphatase, with amino-acid sequence MTNHSPTARRIAKTILNGFDAYFADFQNITLGAKARFETAAWAAVHETNKERIDLYKEKVNQVLKLVHSVTSKDTTQLELWGQAKATYAQLIANNNNYEIAETFFNSVFCSQFQHANIHDSHIFVKSSRAPDEKPLRDYSIYISYSGRDGLEAMIEDILADYSFSIPWEEMSRDVKNVCEALRDGPLAGKLESEDDEHRLRVDMLESVFYRNKAAYLVGRLMFSGEVIPLILPCLNNGRGNIFVDTLIYDNDSTSIIFSFTRSYFMVDAPIPSRFVRFLSTIMPLKEKSELYNSIGFHKHGKTEFYRHILAHMKVSNDKFIIAPGIKGMVMSVFTLPSYPVVFKVIKDKFDNPKTVTEEIVREKYKFVSRADRVGRMADTQEYTNFIFYRNRFSEELLHELMTLAPSKLHVDEKWVIIRHLYVERRMEPLNLYLDEADEQQTIEAMEEYGNAIKQLAAANIFPGDMLLKNFGVTRHGRVVFYDYDELCPLTECNFRKIPEPRTAEQELADRPWYTVAEADVFPEEFRLFFSGNPVARKAFEDQHSDLYDYHYWQRLQERIRAGRVESTFPYRRKVRFHRLPIKRTAR; translated from the coding sequence ATGACAAACCATTCCCCGACCGCGCGCCGTATTGCAAAAACCATTCTCAATGGGTTTGATGCCTATTTTGCCGACTTCCAGAACATTACCCTGGGGGCCAAGGCGCGTTTTGAAACGGCGGCCTGGGCGGCGGTGCACGAGACCAACAAGGAGCGCATCGACCTCTATAAGGAAAAGGTCAATCAGGTACTGAAGCTGGTGCACTCGGTGACCAGCAAAGATACAACCCAGCTCGAACTCTGGGGACAGGCCAAGGCCACCTACGCCCAGCTGATTGCCAATAATAACAATTACGAAATAGCCGAGACCTTTTTCAACTCGGTGTTCTGTAGCCAGTTCCAGCACGCCAACATTCACGACAGCCATATCTTCGTGAAGTCCTCACGCGCGCCGGATGAGAAGCCCCTGCGGGACTACAGCATATACATCAGCTACAGCGGCCGCGACGGCCTGGAAGCGATGATCGAGGATATCCTCGCCGACTACAGCTTCTCCATCCCCTGGGAAGAGATGTCGCGGGACGTGAAGAATGTCTGCGAGGCCCTGCGCGACGGCCCGCTCGCTGGCAAACTGGAGAGTGAAGACGACGAACACCGGTTGCGGGTGGACATGCTGGAATCGGTGTTCTATCGCAACAAGGCTGCCTACCTGGTAGGGCGACTGATGTTTTCCGGCGAGGTGATCCCACTGATACTGCCGTGCCTGAATAATGGCCGTGGCAATATATTTGTGGATACACTCATCTACGACAACGATTCCACCAGTATCATTTTCAGTTTTACCCGCTCCTATTTCATGGTGGATGCGCCGATTCCCTCGCGCTTTGTACGCTTCCTTTCCACCATCATGCCACTCAAGGAAAAGTCGGAGCTTTACAACTCCATCGGCTTCCATAAACACGGTAAAACGGAGTTCTACCGGCACATCCTGGCGCACATGAAGGTCAGCAACGACAAGTTCATCATTGCCCCCGGTATCAAGGGAATGGTGATGAGCGTATTTACGCTGCCTTCCTACCCGGTGGTATTCAAGGTCATCAAGGATAAGTTCGACAATCCGAAAACCGTCACCGAAGAGATTGTGCGGGAAAAGTACAAGTTTGTATCCCGCGCCGACCGGGTGGGACGCATGGCGGACACCCAGGAATATACCAACTTTATTTTTTACCGGAATCGCTTCAGCGAGGAACTCCTGCACGAACTGATGACGCTCGCACCTTCCAAGCTCCACGTGGATGAGAAATGGGTCATCATCCGGCACCTGTATGTTGAGCGCCGTATGGAGCCGCTCAACCTGTACCTGGATGAGGCCGACGAGCAGCAGACCATCGAAGCCATGGAAGAGTACGGCAACGCCATCAAACAGCTGGCCGCTGCGAACATTTTCCCCGGCGATATGCTGCTGAAAAACTTCGGGGTCACCCGTCACGGTCGCGTGGTGTTTTACGACTATGACGAGCTATGCCCGCTGACCGAGTGCAATTTCCGCAAAATACCCGAGCCCCGGACGGCGGAGCAGGAGCTGGCGGACCGGCCCTGGTACACCGTGGCAGAAGCAGACGTATTCCCGGAGGAATTCCGCCTGTTTTTCTCTGGGAATCCGGTGGCTCGCAAAGCGTTTGAAGATCAGCACAGCGATCTCTACGACTACCACTACTGGCAGCGGCTACAAGAGCGTATTCGCGCCGGCCGGGTGGAGAGTACCTTTCCCTACCGTCGCAAGGTCCGTTTTCATCGCTTGCCGATCAAACGCACTGCGCGTTGA
- a CDS encoding AraC family transcriptional regulator: MDFDARLIPLHRHPLGFIEVFSELGAPLTALLKGTGISPTMFEMQEARISYHQWQALLSNGVRLCQHPQLGLITGLKFHWSFWGPLGRMVDCSPSLKDIAESFRRYMVAVQPFYALHAARSNSYLDKGNRVVEPINYATSQDADPVLRDFVRQFRLATTLRLWDECGNKSVADPDIHVRLDFPQPSSYEFYQKLPCQSLQFGCEESSISGSIELVFKKFRPLRLRTYERLQRECEQELDQFSGNFSFAERVRWHMRSNFTPTLELNQVAEQLQIAPRALSRRLATDGETFRSLLHEIRMEIALHHLRHSCLAVEEIADYTGFSCASSLRRAVKNWSGKTANELRTG, translated from the coding sequence ATGGACTTTGACGCACGCCTGATTCCCCTGCACCGCCACCCGCTGGGGTTTATCGAGGTTTTCAGCGAGCTCGGCGCCCCGCTCACGGCCCTGCTCAAAGGCACCGGCATTTCCCCCACCATGTTCGAAATGCAGGAAGCCCGCATCAGTTATCATCAGTGGCAGGCCCTTCTCAGCAATGGTGTTCGCCTGTGTCAGCACCCGCAACTGGGGCTGATCACAGGACTGAAGTTTCACTGGAGTTTCTGGGGGCCACTGGGACGAATGGTCGACTGCAGCCCCAGCCTCAAGGACATCGCGGAATCCTTCCGCCGTTACATGGTCGCGGTGCAGCCGTTTTACGCGCTGCATGCAGCCCGTTCGAATTCCTATCTGGACAAGGGCAATCGTGTCGTAGAGCCTATCAACTACGCCACATCACAGGACGCCGACCCGGTTTTGAGGGATTTCGTGCGTCAATTCCGCCTCGCTACCACACTGCGTCTCTGGGACGAATGCGGCAATAAATCCGTTGCAGACCCGGATATTCATGTGCGCCTGGATTTTCCGCAGCCTTCGAGTTACGAGTTTTACCAGAAGCTGCCGTGCCAGTCCCTACAGTTCGGTTGCGAGGAATCCTCCATATCGGGAAGTATCGAGCTGGTCTTCAAAAAATTCCGCCCCCTGCGCCTGCGCACTTATGAGCGACTGCAGCGAGAGTGCGAACAGGAGCTGGACCAGTTTTCCGGTAACTTCAGCTTCGCGGAACGGGTGCGCTGGCATATGCGGTCGAATTTCACCCCAACTCTGGAACTGAACCAGGTTGCAGAGCAGTTACAGATTGCACCGCGCGCCCTGTCGCGCCGGCTAGCCACCGATGGCGAGACATTCCGTTCACTGCTGCATGAAATCCGCATGGAAATCGCACTGCACCACCTGCGTCACTCGTGTCTTGCGGTAGAGGAAATTGCAGACTATACCGGATTCTCCTGCGCCTCGAGTCTGCGTCGAGCGGTAAAAAACTGGAGCGGAAAAACCGCAAATGAGCTGCGCACCGGCTGA